From one Amia ocellicauda isolate fAmiCal2 chromosome 17, fAmiCal2.hap1, whole genome shotgun sequence genomic stretch:
- the clec19a gene encoding C-type lectin domain family 19 member A produces the protein MLCWDLCAALIFTTILVRAFPSTNIKITQALPLQLSDPSQPVSCPLFWTEFEGHCYRFFPLNRTWAEADLYCAEFSNGHKSAKLTSIHSWEENVFVYDLVNSRIPGIPTDIWIGLHDRRQEGTLEWTDGSSYQYNYWDGNQPDDGIHRIPVEEDCVEIWYRQNSALRSWNDNSCDKAFPFVCKIPTLEN, from the exons ATGCTCTGCTGGGACCTGTGTGCAGCCCTGATCTTCACTACGATCCTGGTCAGGGCTTTCCCTTCAACCAACATCAAGATCACGCAAG cTCTGCCCCTGCAGCTGTCTGACCCAAGCCAGCCCGTCTCCTGCCCGCTTTTCTGGACAGAGTTCGAAGGCCACTGCTACCGCTTCTTCCCACTCAATCGCACCTGGGCGGAGGCCGACCTGTACTGCGCTGAGTTCTCCAACGGGCACAAGTCAGCCAAACTCACCTCCATACACAG ctgggaggaGAATGTCTTTGTCTATGATCTGGTGAACAGCCGGATCCCTGGGATTCCCACAGATATCTGGATTGGGCTCCATGATCGCAGACAG GAGGGCACCCTGGAATGGACCGACGGCTCTTCCTATCAGTACAACTACTGGGATGGAAATCAGCCCGACGATGGAATCCACCGAATCCCAGTGGAGGAGGACTGTGTGGAGATCTGGTACAGGCAGAACAGTG CGTTGAGATCCTGGAACGACAACAGCTGTGACAAGGCCTTTCCCTTCGTCTGCAAAATCCCCACGCTGGAGAATTAA